In a genomic window of Sphingomonas koreensis:
- a CDS encoding TonB-dependent receptor plug domain-containing protein: MRRLKFQLAATAAVVAWTPAYAAAQEAESNAAAGQAGSGEEIVVTGTRAAGRSRLDTASPVDVLSVNGLRQQGTTELAQALSNLAPSVSFARPAATDATDAIRPATLRGLSPDQTLVLINGVRTNASASLNVNGTVGRGAAAVDLNTVPTAALDRVEVLRDGASAQYGSDAIAGVINLRLREARSGGGATVTYGFYNTDVETARANRSVSGESAVTVAGWQGIALGAEGFLTLSGEYVHRNPTNRSDAPAPNAPTGANGIAPQGRFGDPKVDQYTLFANAGAPLGDEWEVYGWAGYQQRDTSSAAFPRPNNAAAVQYLAAVGYPNGFLPLIETRSENLTSALGIKGEVAGWSVDLTAGYGRNKVGFRTENSANFSWGAASPHSFYDGAVIYDQWTAGLDVARRFDVLGSLNVAWGLEGRREGYKITPGEPASYSAPATGAVPGAPTIAQGFAGFSPLNAIERSRRSGSIYLDLEAQLTDSFLIGLAGRAETYSDFGEIATGKVSARYDITPAIALRGTVSTGFRAPSLQQQYFTSISSVISGGNVIETGTFPSNDPRVASLGARALKPERSTNFSAGTVLRFGGFDLTVDGYLIKLRDQIALSENIPVTTMPNISAARFFINGLRSTTKGIDVVARYKLPTAAAGTFDFTLAGNFNDVELTRRPSTALFGRNRVLTLEEGTPREKVSGAIDWANGPLGATVRATYYGDVTQPGTTPAGDIHTGKHTITDLELRYRAQKGPEIALGVNNLFDVYPDRVSAALNAPSGVLGFPYYSPFGFNGRYLYARLGLSW, translated from the coding sequence ATGCGTAGACTCAAGTTCCAGCTCGCCGCCACCGCTGCTGTGGTGGCGTGGACGCCCGCCTATGCCGCTGCGCAGGAAGCGGAGAGCAATGCCGCGGCCGGCCAGGCCGGTTCGGGTGAAGAGATCGTCGTGACCGGCACGCGCGCCGCCGGCCGTTCGCGGCTCGACACCGCTTCGCCGGTCGATGTGCTCTCGGTCAACGGCCTGCGCCAGCAGGGCACCACCGAACTCGCTCAGGCGTTGTCCAACCTCGCGCCCTCGGTCAGCTTCGCCCGTCCGGCGGCGACCGATGCCACCGATGCGATCCGCCCCGCGACGCTGCGCGGCCTGTCGCCCGATCAGACGCTGGTCCTGATCAACGGCGTTCGCACCAATGCGTCGGCCTCGCTCAACGTCAACGGCACCGTCGGGCGCGGCGCGGCGGCAGTTGATCTCAACACCGTGCCGACCGCAGCGCTCGACCGGGTTGAGGTGCTGCGTGACGGCGCGTCGGCGCAGTACGGATCCGACGCGATCGCCGGCGTCATCAACCTCCGGCTGCGCGAAGCGCGCTCGGGCGGCGGGGCGACCGTCACCTATGGTTTCTATAACACCGATGTCGAAACGGCCCGGGCGAACCGGAGTGTCAGCGGCGAATCCGCCGTCACCGTTGCCGGCTGGCAGGGGATCGCGCTCGGCGCCGAGGGCTTCCTGACGCTGTCGGGCGAATATGTGCATCGCAACCCGACCAACCGTTCCGACGCGCCCGCGCCCAACGCCCCCACCGGTGCCAACGGCATTGCGCCGCAGGGCCGCTTCGGCGATCCCAAGGTCGATCAGTACACGCTGTTCGCCAATGCCGGCGCGCCATTGGGCGACGAATGGGAAGTCTATGGCTGGGCGGGCTATCAGCAGCGCGACACGTCGAGTGCGGCCTTCCCGCGCCCGAACAATGCCGCCGCCGTGCAGTATCTCGCCGCGGTCGGCTATCCCAACGGGTTCTTGCCGCTGATCGAGACGCGTTCGGAGAACCTCACTTCCGCGCTCGGCATCAAGGGCGAGGTCGCTGGCTGGTCGGTCGATCTGACCGCGGGCTATGGCCGCAACAAGGTCGGCTTCCGCACCGAAAACTCGGCGAATTTCTCCTGGGGCGCTGCCTCGCCGCACAGCTTCTACGATGGCGCGGTGATCTACGACCAATGGACCGCCGGCCTCGACGTGGCGCGCCGGTTCGACGTACTGGGATCGCTTAACGTCGCCTGGGGTCTCGAAGGGCGGCGCGAGGGCTACAAGATCACGCCGGGCGAGCCGGCTTCCTATTCGGCGCCTGCGACTGGAGCGGTCCCTGGCGCGCCGACGATCGCGCAAGGCTTCGCCGGCTTCTCGCCGCTCAACGCGATCGAGCGCAGCCGCCGTTCGGGCAGCATCTATCTCGATCTTGAGGCCCAGCTCACCGACAGCTTCCTGATCGGACTGGCGGGCCGTGCCGAAACCTATTCGGATTTCGGCGAGATCGCGACCGGCAAGGTCTCGGCACGCTACGACATCACCCCGGCCATCGCGCTGCGCGGGACCGTGTCGACCGGCTTCCGCGCACCGTCGCTGCAGCAGCAATATTTCACGTCGATCTCGTCGGTCATCTCCGGCGGCAATGTGATCGAGACCGGCACCTTCCCGTCGAACGATCCGCGCGTCGCCTCGCTCGGCGCACGCGCGCTGAAGCCCGAGCGTTCGACCAATTTCTCGGCGGGCACCGTGCTGCGCTTCGGCGGGTTCGACCTGACCGTGGACGGCTATCTGATCAAGCTGCGCGATCAGATCGCGCTGTCGGAGAACATCCCGGTCACCACGATGCCCAACATCAGCGCCGCGCGCTTCTTCATCAACGGCCTGCGCTCGACGACCAAGGGTATCGACGTCGTCGCGCGCTACAAGCTGCCGACTGCGGCCGCCGGGACCTTCGACTTCACGCTCGCCGGCAATTTCAACGATGTCGAACTGACCCGCCGGCCGAGTACCGCTCTGTTCGGCCGCAATCGCGTGCTGACGCTTGAGGAAGGCACGCCGCGGGAGAAGGTTTCGGGTGCGATCGACTGGGCCAACGGCCCGCTCGGGGCGACGGTGCGGGCGACCTACTACGGCGACGTGACCCAGCCTGGAACCACCCCTGCGGGCGACATCCACACGGGCAAGCATACGATCACCGATCTCGAACTCCGCTATCGTGCGCAAAAGGGTCCTGAGATCGCGCTCGGCGTGAACAATCTGTTCGACGTCTATCCCGACCGGGTGTCGGCCGCCCTGAATGCGCCCAGCGGCGTGCTCGGTTTCCCCTATTACTCGCCCTTCGGGTTCAACGGCCGCTACCTCTACGCACGCCTGGGCCTGAGCTGGTGA
- a CDS encoding LytTR family DNA-binding domain-containing protein, with amino-acid sequence MTDGIVRFAEVPGRAGAAPGLLRQLAPLALFPAGMAYCLLYELAFTEERSGLAGSLFWALATLSPWVAGAMLFERGARTVRGRSRLLVLGLGLGCIAYAASAAAALRLGSDLEGAFFSRLPLLGAALLGALLYPLAIPAQAARDLTPAGDDPPVAPAEILFASAAGNYVELYTEQRTVVWRQTMANAERVLRKAGFVRVHRSYLVPWRNIDLLVRDRKGVVEVALLNGRRLPVSSRYANNLASRTLQ; translated from the coding sequence ATGACAGACGGCATTGTGCGCTTCGCAGAGGTTCCGGGCCGCGCCGGGGCTGCGCCCGGGCTGCTCAGGCAGCTTGCGCCGCTGGCGCTGTTCCCCGCGGGAATGGCTTATTGCCTGCTCTACGAACTCGCTTTCACGGAAGAGCGCTCGGGGCTGGCCGGGAGCCTGTTCTGGGCGCTGGCGACGCTGAGCCCCTGGGTCGCGGGGGCGATGTTGTTCGAACGCGGCGCGCGAACGGTTCGCGGACGCTCGCGGTTGCTTGTCCTCGGTCTTGGATTGGGCTGCATCGCCTATGCTGCCAGCGCTGCCGCTGCGCTGAGGCTCGGGTCCGATCTGGAAGGGGCCTTTTTCAGCCGGTTGCCGTTGCTCGGAGCGGCGCTGCTGGGGGCGCTGCTCTACCCGCTCGCCATACCCGCGCAGGCGGCGCGCGACCTGACCCCGGCGGGGGACGATCCGCCGGTCGCGCCCGCCGAGATCCTGTTCGCAAGCGCAGCCGGAAATTATGTCGAGCTCTACACCGAACAGCGGACGGTGGTGTGGCGGCAGACCATGGCCAATGCCGAGCGCGTGTTGCGCAAGGCAGGGTTCGTGCGGGTCCATCGCTCCTATCTGGTGCCCTGGCGCAATATCGACCTGCTGGTGCGCGACCGTAAGGGCGTGGTCGAGGTCGCGCTGCTCAACGGCCGCAGGCTTCCGGTCTCCAGCCGCTACGCCAACAATCTCGCGAGCCGCACGCTGCAATGA